Proteins encoded within one genomic window of Amycolatopsis nigrescens CSC17Ta-90:
- a CDS encoding HAD family hydrolase yields MAPQTLIFDADDTLWENNVLFERVMDDYLVWLAHPSMDGAEIRRIFAEIQAGNIATHGYGVPMFLHSLGDCFERLRGRPATAAERAEIEALGAVLTENRVELIAGVAETLAELGGRHELFLLTKGGRDAQQRKVDASGLAERFRDVHIVPEKDVATYQRIAAELALVPERSWMIGNSVKSDILPARAAGLNAVFIPNEHTWVLEHEELDDEHVLRLEKFPDLLTHF; encoded by the coding sequence GTGGCACCACAGACGCTGATCTTCGACGCGGACGACACGCTCTGGGAGAACAACGTTCTCTTCGAGCGGGTGATGGACGACTACCTGGTCTGGCTCGCGCATCCGAGCATGGACGGGGCCGAGATCCGGCGTATCTTCGCCGAGATCCAGGCCGGGAACATCGCCACCCACGGCTACGGCGTGCCGATGTTCCTGCACAGCCTCGGCGACTGCTTCGAGCGGCTGCGCGGCCGTCCCGCGACCGCCGCCGAGCGCGCGGAGATCGAGGCGCTCGGCGCGGTGCTGACGGAGAACCGCGTCGAGTTGATCGCCGGGGTCGCCGAAACGCTGGCGGAGCTGGGCGGGCGGCACGAGCTGTTCCTGCTCACCAAGGGCGGCCGTGACGCGCAGCAGCGCAAGGTGGACGCGTCCGGCCTGGCCGAGCGTTTCCGCGACGTGCACATCGTGCCGGAGAAAGATGTCGCCACCTACCAGCGGATCGCCGCCGAGCTGGCGCTGGTGCCGGAGCGGAGCTGGATGATCGGCAACTCGGTCAAGTCGGACATCCTGCCGGCCAGGGCGGCCGGCCTGAACGCGGTCTTCATCCCGAACGAGCACACCTGGGTCCTCGAACACGAGGAGCTCGACGACGAGCACGTGCTGCGCCTGGAGAAGTTCCCCGACCTGCTCACCCACTTCTGA
- a CDS encoding Clp protease N-terminal domain-containing protein has translation MTNPVRLDDMIDYIKQRAPESDVLRQLSEAVLAAESLGEVADHLIGHFVDQARRSGASWTEIGQSMGVSKQAAQKRFVPKDQFSAADIAREFGRYTDRARQVVVAAQQAAFDAGNELIGTEHLLAGLLQVPEGLAAKAIVKFGAPIEEVSRLLGARFGPSVELTSEQLAFSVSAKKVLELTLREALRLGHNYIGTEHLLLAMLEFGEGAGPEVLAEVGVEKQAVEEELMKVLAAVLKKQSELSKGVN, from the coding sequence ATGACGAATCCAGTACGGCTCGACGACATGATCGACTACATCAAGCAGCGCGCCCCCGAATCCGACGTCCTGCGACAGCTCTCCGAAGCGGTACTCGCGGCGGAAAGCCTCGGCGAGGTCGCCGACCACCTGATCGGCCATTTCGTGGACCAGGCAAGGCGTTCCGGCGCTTCCTGGACCGAGATCGGGCAGAGCATGGGGGTCAGCAAACAGGCCGCGCAGAAGCGTTTCGTGCCCAAGGACCAGTTCTCCGCGGCGGACATCGCCCGCGAGTTCGGCCGCTACACCGACCGGGCGCGCCAGGTGGTGGTTGCCGCGCAGCAGGCCGCGTTCGACGCCGGCAACGAGCTGATCGGCACCGAGCATCTGCTGGCCGGCCTGCTCCAGGTGCCGGAAGGCTTGGCGGCCAAGGCGATCGTGAAGTTCGGCGCGCCGATCGAAGAGGTCTCACGGCTGCTCGGCGCCCGGTTCGGCCCGAGCGTCGAGCTGACCTCCGAGCAGCTCGCGTTCAGCGTGTCGGCGAAGAAGGTGCTCGAACTGACCCTGCGCGAAGCGTTGCGGCTGGGGCACAACTACATCGGTACCGAGCATCTGCTGCTCGCCATGCTCGAGTTCGGTGAGGGCGCCGGTCCCGAGGTGCTGGCCGAGGTCGGGGTGGAAAAGCAAGCGGTTGAAGAGGAACTGATGAAGGTGCTGGCGGCCGTGTTGAAAAAGCAGTCGGAACTTTCGAAGGGTGTCAATTAA
- a CDS encoding helix-hairpin-helix domain-containing protein codes for MKVRTRHSGRRSPFERDRRLVLRRLPAGAVVTRAAITVSPHSLDPERRFTETITFAGPAGDWGANKRAVPGTPAAVEIELHARRQLAAVTGTGLTTGKLLVDLGGGFTPVGATGAIGGTPEFELPASGELPGLTVTGLRISQTGSDVTTLRVASPPSNVTLAVAGGPVFFTHFGALVEPVTTPDFAGLLQAMLPELEVLHGHHVVPFVLHSDSIARLDLVLDLEFEVETGAMPDGLGTMRVPYTFDGAPEGGRASLAVPPGMVAAPGGTTGRIQGAFEASKVVHGPVAAGAPAELVPLGPESPLAQPFVLDRTELATSVDLLLTAVTAEVALTVDLVEDADGKPGRRSLLPAPAARALTRDQAPGPTWVNIALPGEVEFTEGVRRWVVLQAKTGRAAWGTDGTDGVSLQQTGDGGLSWRQAGAGPSAARLRLRHTARDFRMPLELRVAAEESEVAVSLQRFAPQGAIDLGLDFPEVAAAVNEALTTAGHGADGGGEHVANGGFTDWYRIGAEPDSNESGALRPSSAQPVFGPAVFGPAGRTAYLALRDGAGARLAAFDPLCRDELLNSEIGSGVPTAMTLDAAGGRALVALAQPTDLGPLAVTVPGWRLVLVDTATGRLIGSPVRAQVPDEEPVPPAVHALVCSADGLAVFALCQEDDTSSRLYRIPWTLLADAAIAGTELPLAELESTELGGRPKALTVGQDGKLYVLTESVELSTLHVLAGIADFGRSVTVLNGAADVAVTGSTVLVAGPAVLRFLRAGDLRTVVDLPLEVSARRVGVDPAGELALVAHDGGLLSVDLRRRVTRPVFVGLSSGDGLAMSPSGTHAVVTGDQFAAAKMVVLGRLQPVDWQLTAGEVRPRCLANGSGTLAVLGVPGGCIGYLATLSALSQVVPVVAGTRYRFAFDGVTDSEGATGEVIWRGVGCAPLGTERLPVTVLDLDNERTLDRLPRHETALVSPAGATQAEIRFSTQEGVLGVDSVSLAGSANVASPSWQPSEPSVLVTPADTGLTLANGGGAPAAVRQFAAAEGGQRFGLEVTAVASPGCAVELAFSDELSAPVGEVVRLELDQLEFDVRAVSGEVPVGTTEAELRIVLPPGGSVELTALELTIGAANEVGLYFVSEAPGELAMTGVAVRLDLAAPSVPPVPPDGLCPPRAPAGDGEQCFCGPCGQDRPVGRSTPARTASGRPASVTACPACGSPRIRLGGRPVAGADPVALPLYRLPARSGPPRRGPAVRAKLRVPAKLTAISGVAANRAAELRAAGIPTVVALAKAEVATVAALPGFSPRMAKTFIAEANRLVQDRGEHVLFDR; via the coding sequence ATGAAGGTCCGTACCCGGCACAGTGGCCGGCGGTCGCCGTTCGAGCGCGACCGCCGGCTGGTCCTGCGGCGGCTGCCGGCCGGTGCGGTGGTCACTCGCGCGGCGATCACCGTTTCGCCGCACAGCCTCGATCCGGAGCGCCGGTTCACCGAGACCATCACCTTCGCCGGCCCGGCCGGTGACTGGGGCGCGAACAAGCGCGCCGTGCCGGGGACGCCGGCCGCGGTGGAGATCGAGCTGCACGCCAGACGGCAGCTCGCCGCGGTGACCGGCACCGGCCTGACCACCGGCAAGCTGCTGGTCGACCTCGGCGGCGGGTTCACGCCGGTCGGGGCGACCGGAGCCATCGGCGGCACGCCGGAGTTCGAGCTGCCGGCGTCCGGGGAACTGCCCGGCCTCACCGTCACCGGGCTGCGGATCAGCCAGACCGGCTCGGACGTGACGACGCTGCGGGTGGCGTCCCCGCCGAGCAACGTGACGCTGGCGGTGGCCGGTGGGCCGGTCTTCTTCACGCATTTCGGTGCGCTGGTGGAACCGGTCACCACCCCCGACTTCGCCGGGTTGCTGCAGGCGATGCTGCCGGAACTGGAAGTGCTGCACGGGCACCACGTGGTGCCGTTCGTGCTGCATTCGGACAGCATCGCGCGGCTGGATCTGGTGCTGGACCTGGAGTTCGAGGTGGAGACCGGCGCCATGCCGGACGGACTGGGCACGATGCGGGTGCCTTACACCTTCGACGGCGCACCGGAAGGTGGCCGGGCGTCGCTGGCCGTGCCACCCGGCATGGTCGCCGCGCCGGGCGGCACCACCGGGCGGATACAGGGCGCGTTCGAAGCGAGCAAGGTCGTGCACGGGCCGGTCGCCGCCGGTGCCCCGGCCGAGCTGGTGCCACTCGGCCCGGAAAGCCCGCTGGCGCAACCTTTCGTCCTCGACCGGACCGAGCTGGCGACCTCGGTCGACCTGCTGCTCACCGCGGTCACCGCGGAGGTCGCGCTGACCGTGGACCTGGTGGAGGACGCGGACGGCAAACCGGGCCGCCGCTCGCTGCTGCCCGCGCCCGCCGCCCGCGCGCTGACCCGCGACCAGGCACCCGGCCCGACCTGGGTCAACATCGCGTTGCCGGGCGAGGTGGAGTTCACCGAAGGGGTCCGCCGCTGGGTGGTGCTGCAGGCCAAGACGGGCCGGGCGGCCTGGGGCACGGATGGTACGGACGGGGTGAGCCTGCAGCAGACCGGCGACGGCGGCCTGTCCTGGCGGCAGGCCGGTGCCGGGCCGTCGGCCGCCAGGCTGCGGTTGCGGCACACCGCGCGGGACTTCCGGATGCCGCTCGAACTCCGGGTCGCGGCCGAGGAGAGCGAGGTCGCCGTTTCCCTGCAACGGTTCGCGCCGCAGGGCGCGATCGACCTCGGGCTGGACTTCCCGGAGGTCGCGGCCGCGGTGAACGAGGCGCTGACCACCGCCGGGCACGGCGCCGATGGCGGCGGCGAGCACGTGGCCAACGGCGGGTTCACCGACTGGTACCGGATCGGTGCCGAGCCGGATTCGAACGAGAGCGGCGCGCTGCGGCCGTCCTCCGCGCAGCCGGTGTTCGGCCCCGCGGTGTTCGGACCCGCCGGCCGGACGGCCTATCTCGCGCTGCGCGATGGGGCCGGCGCCCGGCTGGCCGCGTTCGACCCGCTCTGCCGGGACGAGCTGCTGAACTCCGAGATCGGTTCCGGCGTGCCGACCGCGATGACGCTCGACGCGGCGGGCGGCCGCGCACTGGTCGCGCTGGCCCAGCCCACCGACCTCGGCCCGCTGGCGGTGACCGTGCCGGGCTGGCGGCTCGTGCTGGTGGACACCGCCACCGGCCGCCTGATCGGCTCGCCGGTGCGGGCGCAGGTGCCGGACGAGGAACCGGTGCCGCCCGCGGTGCACGCGCTGGTCTGCTCGGCGGACGGGCTCGCGGTTTTCGCCCTCTGCCAGGAGGACGACACTTCGTCCAGGCTCTACCGGATTCCGTGGACCCTGCTGGCCGACGCGGCCATCGCCGGGACCGAACTGCCGCTGGCGGAGCTGGAGTCGACCGAGCTGGGCGGTAGGCCGAAGGCGCTGACCGTCGGCCAAGACGGAAAGCTTTACGTGCTCACCGAATCCGTGGAGCTGAGCACGTTGCACGTGCTGGCCGGAATAGCGGACTTCGGGCGGTCGGTGACCGTGCTGAACGGTGCGGCCGATGTCGCGGTCACCGGTTCCACCGTGCTGGTGGCCGGTCCGGCGGTGCTGCGCTTCCTCCGCGCCGGCGATCTGCGCACCGTGGTGGACCTTCCGCTGGAGGTGAGCGCCCGCCGGGTCGGCGTTGACCCGGCCGGTGAGCTGGCGCTGGTCGCGCACGACGGCGGGCTGCTCTCCGTCGACCTGCGAAGGCGGGTCACCCGCCCGGTCTTCGTCGGGCTCAGCAGCGGCGACGGGCTGGCGATGAGCCCGTCCGGCACGCACGCGGTGGTGACCGGGGACCAGTTCGCGGCGGCGAAGATGGTGGTGCTCGGCCGGTTGCAGCCGGTGGACTGGCAGCTCACGGCGGGCGAGGTCCGGCCGCGGTGCCTGGCCAACGGGTCCGGCACACTGGCGGTGCTGGGCGTCCCTGGCGGCTGCATTGGTTACCTGGCAACACTTTCCGCGCTTTCGCAGGTGGTGCCGGTGGTCGCCGGCACCCGGTACCGCTTCGCCTTCGACGGGGTCACCGACTCCGAAGGCGCGACCGGCGAGGTCATCTGGCGCGGCGTCGGCTGTGCACCGCTGGGCACCGAGCGGTTGCCGGTGACCGTGCTGGACCTCGACAACGAACGGACGCTCGACCGGCTGCCCCGGCACGAGACCGCGCTGGTCTCCCCGGCCGGCGCGACCCAGGCGGAGATCCGGTTCTCCACCCAGGAGGGCGTGCTCGGCGTGGACTCGGTGTCACTGGCCGGTTCGGCGAACGTGGCGTCCCCTTCGTGGCAGCCGTCCGAGCCCTCGGTGCTGGTCACCCCGGCGGACACCGGGCTGACCTTGGCCAACGGCGGCGGTGCGCCCGCGGCGGTGCGCCAGTTCGCCGCGGCCGAGGGCGGGCAGCGGTTCGGGCTGGAGGTCACCGCGGTCGCTTCGCCGGGCTGCGCGGTCGAACTCGCGTTCTCCGACGAGCTGTCCGCGCCGGTCGGCGAGGTGGTCCGGCTGGAACTGGACCAGCTGGAGTTCGACGTCAGGGCGGTTTCGGGCGAGGTGCCGGTGGGAACGACCGAGGCCGAGCTGAGGATCGTGCTGCCGCCAGGCGGTTCGGTCGAGCTGACCGCGCTGGAGCTGACCATCGGCGCGGCGAACGAGGTCGGCCTGTACTTCGTCTCCGAGGCGCCGGGTGAGCTGGCGATGACCGGGGTGGCCGTGCGGCTGGACCTGGCCGCGCCGAGCGTGCCGCCGGTCCCGCCGGACGGGCTGTGTCCGCCGCGAGCACCGGCCGGTGACGGAGAACAGTGCTTCTGCGGGCCGTGCGGGCAGGACCGGCCGGTCGGCCGGAGCACCCCGGCCCGGACCGCGTCCGGCCGTCCGGCGTCGGTGACGGCCTGTCCCGCCTGCGGCAGCCCGCGGATCCGACTCGGCGGCCGGCCGGTCGCCGGTGCGGACCCGGTGGCCCTGCCGCTGTACCGGTTGCCGGCTCGCTCCGGCCCGCCCCGCCGCGGCCCGGCGGTCCGGGCGAAGCTGCGCGTCCCGGCGAAGCTCACCGCGATCTCCGGGGTCGCCGCCAACCGCGCCGCCGAACTGCGCGCGGCCGGCATCCCGACCGTGGTCGCACTGGCGAAGGCCGAGGTCGCCACCGTCGCCGCACTGCCCGGCTTTTCCCCAAGAATGGCCAAAACCTTCATCGCCGAAGCCAACCGTCTCGTCCAGGACCGAGGCGAACACGTCCTCTTCGACCGCTGA
- a CDS encoding 5-methyltetrahydropteroyltriglutamate--homocysteine S-methyltransferase has translation MAQRSTPPFRADHVGSLLRPPRLHQAREKFANAEISAAELRAVEDDAIRDVVALQRAAGLRSATDGEFRRSSWHMDFIYQLAGVSKSDERLHVKFRNAAGDREFSPPGLQVDGRVGLDETIFGRDFSFLKSIVDDEMTPKQTIPSPSMVYYRGGRAAVDERVYPDLEQFFTDLSAAYAKQVAGMAELGCGYLQLDDTSLAYLNDPKQRELVAKLGGDPETLHLRNIAQLNAALANRPAGLTVTTHMCRGNFRSSWAAEGGYDFVAEALFSELEVDGFFLEYDDERSGGFEPLRFVPRGKFVVLGLVTTKSGELESVDSLRRRIEQAARYVDLDQLCLSPQCGFSSTVEGNDLTEDEQARKLARIVETAEIVWGGQ, from the coding sequence ATGGCTCAGCGTTCGACACCGCCGTTTCGCGCCGACCACGTGGGCAGCCTGCTCAGGCCGCCCCGGCTGCACCAGGCGCGGGAGAAATTCGCCAATGCCGAGATCAGCGCGGCCGAGCTGCGCGCCGTCGAGGACGACGCGATCCGGGACGTGGTGGCCCTGCAGCGCGCGGCCGGGCTGCGCTCGGCCACCGACGGCGAGTTCCGGCGCTCGTCCTGGCACATGGACTTCATCTACCAGCTCGCCGGAGTGTCCAAAAGCGACGAACGGCTGCACGTCAAGTTCCGCAACGCCGCCGGTGACCGCGAGTTCAGCCCGCCTGGCCTGCAGGTGGACGGCCGGGTCGGCCTGGACGAGACCATCTTCGGCCGTGACTTCAGCTTCCTGAAGTCCATTGTGGACGATGAGATGACGCCGAAGCAGACCATTCCTTCGCCGAGCATGGTCTACTACCGCGGCGGCCGGGCCGCCGTGGACGAGCGGGTCTACCCGGACCTCGAGCAGTTCTTCACCGACCTCAGCGCGGCCTACGCGAAACAGGTCGCCGGCATGGCCGAGCTGGGCTGCGGCTACCTCCAGCTGGACGACACCAGCCTGGCCTACCTCAACGACCCGAAGCAACGCGAGCTGGTCGCCAAGCTGGGCGGCGATCCGGAGACCCTGCACCTGCGCAACATCGCGCAGCTCAACGCCGCGCTGGCGAACCGGCCGGCCGGGCTGACCGTGACCACGCACATGTGCCGCGGCAACTTCCGCTCCTCCTGGGCCGCCGAGGGCGGTTACGACTTCGTCGCCGAGGCGCTGTTCTCCGAGCTCGAAGTGGACGGCTTCTTCCTCGAATACGACGACGAGCGCTCCGGCGGCTTCGAGCCGCTCCGGTTCGTGCCCCGCGGCAAGTTCGTGGTGCTCGGCCTGGTCACCACCAAGAGCGGGGAGCTGGAGAGCGTGGACTCGCTGCGCCGCCGGATCGAGCAGGCCGCCCGGTACGTCGACCTCGACCAGCTGTGCCTTTCCCCGCAGTGCGGCTTCTCCTCCACAGTGGAGGGCAACGACCTGACCGAGGACGAGCAGGCGCGCAAGCTGGCCCGCATCGTCGAGACCGCGGAAATCGTTTGGGGCGGTCAGTAG
- a CDS encoding S1 family peptidase — MKARSLIMGLIAGAACAATSVLGAGSASADVNPFIVGGGDADQTYSFMVSLQSPSGDHFCGGSLVKADWVVTAAHCVEGSSPGDVKARIGTTDRTQGGEEADASKIIVHPDYNGSGPGGDIALVQLSAPVKAATVPLGTAADAGTKSRLIGWGQTCPERGGCEAPVTLQQLDTQVVDAGKCQGIDGSVELCTDNPDGDKGACYGDSGGPQVVQADGKWQLIGVTSRSGNSDSSCATGPSIYTSAVAYTPWISENTGS, encoded by the coding sequence ATGAAGGCACGTTCCCTGATCATGGGGCTGATCGCGGGCGCCGCTTGTGCGGCGACCAGCGTCCTCGGGGCCGGTTCGGCGAGCGCGGACGTCAACCCGTTCATCGTCGGCGGCGGTGACGCCGACCAGACCTACTCGTTCATGGTGTCGCTGCAAAGCCCGTCGGGTGACCATTTCTGCGGTGGTTCACTGGTCAAGGCCGACTGGGTGGTGACAGCGGCGCACTGTGTCGAGGGCAGTTCGCCGGGCGACGTCAAGGCGCGGATCGGCACCACGGACCGCACGCAGGGCGGTGAAGAGGCGGACGCGTCGAAGATCATCGTGCACCCGGACTACAACGGTTCCGGGCCGGGTGGCGACATCGCGCTGGTGCAGCTTTCCGCGCCGGTGAAGGCGGCCACCGTGCCGCTCGGCACGGCCGCGGACGCGGGCACCAAGTCGCGGCTGATCGGCTGGGGGCAGACCTGCCCCGAGCGCGGCGGCTGCGAGGCGCCGGTGACCTTGCAGCAACTGGACACCCAGGTGGTGGATGCCGGGAAGTGCCAGGGCATCGACGGCAGCGTGGAACTGTGCACGGACAACCCGGACGGCGACAAGGGCGCCTGCTACGGCGACTCGGGTGGCCCGCAGGTCGTGCAGGCGGACGGCAAATGGCAGCTGATCGGCGTGACCAGCCGTAGCGGCAACTCGGACTCCAGCTGCGCCACCGGTCCGTCCATCTACACCTCCGCCGTGGCCTACACCCCCTGGATCTCCGAAAACACCGGCTCCTAA
- a CDS encoding oxidoreductase, translated as MTSKPSAGTAGDFLLGGDLPVRRIGYGAMQLAGPGVFGPPADTGEAIAVLRRAVELGVNHIDTADFYGPYVVNELIREALHPYPEDLVLVTKVGARRDAEGGWPFALAPDDLRTAVHENLRRLGVDRLDLVNLRVGDDHGSIAEPFAALAELREQGLIRHLGISNMNAGQLAEARGIAPVACVQNHYNLVHRADDALLDACSAAGIAFVPFFPLGGFTPLHDERLGAVATRLGATPMQVALAWLLARSPSILVIPGTSSRGHLDENVAAGELRLDPGTLAELDAMAG; from the coding sequence ATGACCAGCAAGCCGTCCGCGGGCACGGCCGGGGACTTCCTGCTCGGCGGCGATCTCCCGGTGCGCCGGATCGGCTACGGCGCCATGCAGCTGGCCGGGCCGGGTGTGTTCGGCCCGCCGGCGGACACCGGCGAGGCGATCGCGGTGCTGCGCCGCGCGGTCGAGCTGGGCGTGAACCACATCGACACCGCCGACTTCTACGGCCCGTACGTGGTCAACGAGCTGATCCGCGAGGCGCTGCATCCCTACCCGGAGGACCTGGTGCTCGTCACCAAGGTCGGCGCCAGGCGGGACGCCGAGGGCGGCTGGCCGTTCGCGCTCGCGCCCGATGACCTGCGCACCGCGGTGCACGAGAACCTGCGGCGACTCGGCGTGGACCGGCTCGACCTGGTCAACCTGCGGGTCGGCGACGACCACGGCTCGATCGCCGAGCCCTTCGCGGCGCTGGCCGAGCTGCGCGAGCAGGGCCTGATCCGGCACCTCGGCATCAGCAACATGAACGCCGGGCAGCTCGCCGAGGCTCGCGGGATCGCACCGGTGGCCTGCGTGCAGAACCACTACAACCTGGTGCATCGCGCGGACGACGCGCTTCTCGACGCCTGCTCCGCGGCCGGTATCGCCTTCGTGCCCTTCTTCCCGCTCGGCGGTTTCACCCCGCTGCACGATGAGCGCCTCGGCGCGGTCGCCACCCGGCTCGGCGCGACCCCGATGCAGGTGGCGCTGGCCTGGCTGCTGGCCCGCTCGCCGTCGATCCTGGTCATTCCCGGCACCTCCTCCCGCGGCCATCTCGACGAGAACGTCGCCGCCGGTGAGCTGCGCCTCGACCCCGGAACGCTGGCCGAACTGGACGCCATGGCGGGCTGA
- a CDS encoding L-2-amino-thiazoline-4-carboxylic acid hydrolase, with the protein MTTDQFGLSDGDYTPDPEKDLALLIEGYYEQLARTLHEHGLDPELLTAIKRRHAELEAANAGLVVDEPARHNLKLTLALVAGYRSLRPELGRDRAIAAVEAAFVEPFAEDMRAGTRAMLDAAPDPFSAMVEMAKSREELAFGKGFTFRRPVDDDQRYLLDVHRCFYHDVLVANSAAELTPSMCAFDQTWIDGIDPERHGFRFDRATTIGLGGTHCPFHFTRE; encoded by the coding sequence ATGACCACCGACCAATTCGGGTTGTCCGATGGCGACTACACCCCGGACCCCGAGAAAGATCTCGCCCTGCTCATCGAGGGCTACTACGAACAGCTGGCGCGGACCCTGCACGAGCACGGGCTCGATCCCGAGCTGCTCACCGCGATCAAGCGGCGGCACGCCGAGCTGGAAGCGGCCAATGCCGGGCTCGTGGTGGACGAACCCGCGCGGCACAACCTGAAACTGACCCTGGCGCTGGTCGCCGGCTACCGGTCGCTGCGGCCGGAACTGGGCCGGGACAGGGCCATCGCGGCGGTGGAGGCCGCGTTCGTGGAACCGTTCGCCGAGGACATGCGAGCCGGTACCCGCGCCATGCTGGACGCCGCGCCGGATCCCTTCTCCGCCATGGTCGAAATGGCCAAGTCCCGCGAGGAACTGGCGTTCGGCAAGGGTTTCACCTTCCGGCGGCCGGTGGACGACGACCAGCGCTACCTGCTGGACGTCCACCGGTGCTTCTACCACGACGTGCTGGTGGCGAACTCCGCCGCCGAGCTGACCCCGTCCATGTGCGCCTTCGACCAGACCTGGATCGACGGCATAGACCCGGAACGGCACGGTTTCCGCTTCGACCGCGCCACCACCATCGGCCTCGGCGGCACCCACTGCCCCTTCCACTTCACCCGCGAATAG
- a CDS encoding IclR family transcriptional regulator has product MRHNGGRASVADRVLDVLDAFSSERPELTLSELSRRAGLPLSTTHRIVGELTSRGALERDAEGRYRVGLWLWEVASLAPHGMGLRATAMPFLEDLYEATHENVQLAVLDGPEVVYLERISARGAVNVLSRVGGRLPAHATGVGLVLLANAPAETQEQVLARPLKRYTAKTIDSPARLRRVLADVRRDGFAISDGQIELIALSVAAPVYGPEDTVVAAISIVVPAEGTDPRTLVPAVRAAARGISRTLGAPRAVRMSDVAWRDGP; this is encoded by the coding sequence ATGCGGCACAACGGTGGTCGGGCTTCGGTGGCGGACCGGGTGCTGGACGTGCTGGACGCGTTCAGCTCGGAACGCCCGGAGCTGACCCTGTCCGAGCTGAGCCGACGGGCCGGCCTGCCGCTGTCCACCACGCACCGGATCGTCGGTGAGCTGACCAGCCGCGGCGCGCTGGAACGGGACGCCGAGGGCCGCTACCGGGTCGGGCTGTGGCTGTGGGAGGTCGCGTCGCTGGCCCCGCACGGGATGGGGCTGCGGGCGACCGCGATGCCGTTCCTGGAGGACCTGTACGAGGCAACCCACGAGAACGTGCAGCTCGCCGTGCTGGACGGGCCGGAGGTGGTCTACCTGGAGCGGATCTCCGCGCGGGGCGCGGTGAACGTGCTGTCCAGGGTGGGCGGCAGGCTGCCAGCGCATGCCACCGGGGTCGGACTGGTGCTGCTGGCCAATGCGCCGGCGGAGACGCAGGAGCAGGTGCTCGCCAGGCCGTTGAAGCGGTACACGGCCAAGACCATCGACTCGCCGGCCCGGCTGCGCCGGGTGCTGGCGGACGTGCGCCGCGACGGGTTCGCGATCAGCGACGGCCAGATCGAGCTGATCGCGCTGTCCGTGGCGGCCCCGGTGTACGGGCCGGAGGACACCGTGGTCGCGGCCATTTCGATCGTGGTGCCGGCCGAGGGCACCGACCCCCGCACCCTGGTGCCCGCGGTGCGGGCGGCGGCCAGGGGCATCTCCCGCACGTTGGGCGCGCCGAGGGCGGTGCGGATGTCGGATGTGGCGTGGCGGGACGGGCCGTGA
- a CDS encoding 4-hydroxybenzoate 3-monooxygenase yields MARTRVGIVGAGPAGLLLSYLLHAEGIDAVVLEARDREYVEQRVRAGVCEHPTVELLRDLGLAGRLDAEGLPHHGFSLRFDGTDHRIALTELTGKSITVYGQQEIVKDLLAAHDAKGLPVEFEVSDVELHGLDTDRPRIGYRDRDGVARELDCDVVAGCDGFHGISRPSIPIDRRTIFDRSYPFAWLGVLARTPPSHEELIYTHHERGFALHSMRTPEITRLYLQVAGNERIEDWSDDRIWTELQLRLATDAEFELREGPMLDKGITPMRSFVTEPMRYGRLFLAGDAAHIVPPTGAKGMNLAVADVRVLSRALTELLLHNRSELAESYSDTCLRRVWRAEHFSWYMTSMLHVDPAADEFGRRLQLSQLRYTASSAAAATSLAENYVGLPFT; encoded by the coding sequence GTGGCACGCACCAGGGTGGGCATCGTCGGCGCGGGCCCGGCCGGCCTGCTGCTGTCCTATCTGCTGCATGCCGAGGGCATCGACGCGGTGGTGCTGGAGGCGCGCGACCGCGAGTACGTGGAGCAACGGGTCCGCGCCGGGGTCTGCGAGCACCCGACCGTGGAGCTGCTCCGCGACCTCGGCCTCGCCGGCAGGCTGGACGCGGAAGGGCTGCCGCACCACGGGTTTTCGCTGCGCTTCGACGGCACCGACCACCGGATCGCGCTGACCGAGCTGACCGGCAAGTCGATCACGGTGTACGGGCAGCAGGAGATCGTCAAGGATCTGCTCGCCGCGCACGACGCCAAGGGCCTGCCGGTAGAGTTCGAAGTGTCCGATGTGGAGCTGCACGGGCTGGACACGGACCGGCCGCGGATCGGCTACCGCGACCGGGACGGGGTGGCGCGTGAGCTGGACTGCGACGTGGTGGCCGGCTGCGACGGCTTCCACGGCATCAGCCGGCCGTCCATCCCGATCGACCGGCGGACCATTTTCGACCGCAGCTACCCGTTCGCCTGGCTCGGCGTGCTGGCGCGGACTCCGCCTTCGCACGAGGAGCTGATCTACACCCACCACGAGCGCGGGTTCGCGCTGCACAGCATGCGCACCCCGGAGATCACCCGGCTCTACCTGCAGGTGGCCGGGAATGAGCGGATCGAGGACTGGTCCGACGACCGGATCTGGACCGAGCTGCAGCTGCGGCTGGCCACCGACGCGGAGTTCGAGCTGCGCGAAGGGCCGATGCTGGACAAGGGCATCACGCCGATGCGGAGCTTCGTCACCGAGCCGATGCGCTACGGCAGGCTGTTCCTGGCCGGGGACGCGGCACACATCGTGCCGCCGACCGGCGCCAAGGGCATGAACCTGGCCGTCGCGGATGTCCGGGTGCTCTCCCGCGCGCTGACCGAACTGCTGCTGCACAACAGGAGTGAGCTGGCTGAGTCCTATTCGGACACTTGCCTGCGGCGGGTGTGGCGTGCCGAGCACTTCTCCTGGTACATGACCTCGATGCTGCACGTGGACCCGGCCGCGGACGAGTTCGGACGGCGGTTGCAGCTCTCGCAGCTGCGCTACACCGCCTCCTCCGCGGCTGCGGCGACCAGTCTCGCGGAGAACTACGTCGGCCTGCCCTTCACGTGA